GATCTGGGTATCGCCGAAGCCGGGCAGACCCCAGTCGACGCCGCTCACATACACCGGTGGTGATGCCCGATCAGCCTCGATGCTCACCAGCGCCAGGCGGAAGCGATGGGGCGCGTTGCGGCCGGTGTTCACCTCGTTGATCGTGAGGGTCACTGAATCGGCGCCATCAGCCCGGCCCTTCACCTCAATGAAGAACAGGT
This DNA window, taken from Candidatus Sericytochromatia bacterium, encodes the following:
- a CDS encoding DUF3883 domain-containing protein, whose translation is TARKRVELLAMNAVFEAEKALGRMPKDVSAQRGLGYDIESIDADGNLFFIEVKGRADGADSVTLTINEVNTGRNAPHRFRLALVSIEADRASPPVYVSGVDWGLPGFGDTQITKNLQQLLAAGRAPH